A DNA window from Candidatus Methanomethylophilaceae archaeon contains the following coding sequences:
- a CDS encoding NAD(+)/NADH kinase, with amino-acid sequence MITVEMLSGIADAVRDAIALIPDSASKREKVCMGADGTPTSQIDKIAENAAMMFIERSGIPVNILSEEIGFVDNGFEDTLVIDPIDGTSNAIASIPYYTVSLAVGKSALSDIYVGYLRNLATGDEMWAEKGKGAYKNGKPIHVRKADLSELFMMIYQGNSAAPESAALARRVKSSRSFGCASLEMAIVAEGEADGYYMNSRNYFRAIRVVDIAASYIILKEAGGEIYDLGGNPMDMPFDLDRRSNFVAVGDKKVYDYAMKNDILPHDGLTYGVYTNVSVSNAAEYTRQVLDALQGQDYIVDSGIAKVLGIQGTPLKDMDADIVIVIGGDGTLLRAMQNNDALVIGINGGSVGFLAEIDRDHIKEGITRLLSGDYAVDTRFKIATRYGGEYLPDSVNEAVVHTDTVAKIRHYRIYVDDVLAADFRADGIVVSTPTGSTCYAMSLGAPYMDPHVEAMLVVPMAPYKYTSRPFLVPATSKITVENVLDRGCMIVLDGQSEVKMEGGTSVQFMMSSKKARLIRFNDDFYSRVREKLVNGE; translated from the coding sequence ATGATTACGGTCGAGATGCTTTCGGGCATCGCTGACGCGGTCCGGGACGCGATTGCCCTGATCCCGGATTCCGCATCCAAAAGGGAGAAGGTGTGCATGGGAGCCGACGGGACTCCCACGTCGCAGATCGACAAGATAGCCGAGAACGCCGCGATGATGTTCATAGAGCGCTCCGGCATCCCGGTCAACATCCTCAGCGAGGAGATAGGATTCGTCGACAACGGGTTCGAGGATACCCTCGTCATCGACCCAATAGACGGGACATCGAACGCCATCGCCTCGATCCCATATTACACGGTGTCCCTCGCCGTGGGGAAATCCGCCCTTTCCGACATCTACGTCGGCTATCTTCGCAATCTGGCCACCGGCGACGAGATGTGGGCGGAGAAAGGGAAAGGCGCCTACAAGAACGGGAAGCCCATCCATGTCCGCAAAGCCGATCTGAGCGAGCTCTTCATGATGATATACCAGGGCAACAGCGCCGCTCCCGAATCAGCTGCGTTGGCGCGGAGGGTGAAGTCCTCCCGCTCGTTCGGATGCGCTTCCCTGGAGATGGCCATCGTCGCCGAAGGGGAGGCCGATGGCTATTACATGAATTCTAGGAATTATTTCCGCGCGATAAGGGTGGTCGACATCGCGGCGAGCTACATAATCCTGAAGGAGGCCGGGGGCGAGATTTACGACTTGGGCGGGAACCCGATGGATATGCCATTCGATCTCGACCGCAGATCCAATTTCGTGGCCGTCGGGGACAAGAAAGTCTACGACTACGCCATGAAGAACGACATACTCCCGCATGACGGTCTGACCTATGGCGTATACACTAACGTCTCGGTGAGCAACGCCGCCGAATACACGCGCCAGGTCTTGGATGCGCTGCAGGGCCAGGATTACATCGTGGACAGCGGCATAGCGAAGGTCCTCGGCATCCAGGGCACTCCACTGAAAGATATGGACGCGGACATCGTCATCGTCATCGGAGGGGACGGGACTCTTCTCAGAGCTATGCAGAACAACGATGCGTTGGTAATCGGCATAAACGGCGGAAGCGTCGGATTCCTCGCCGAGATAGACCGCGACCACATCAAAGAGGGCATAACCCGTCTCCTGTCGGGGGATTACGCCGTGGATACCCGCTTCAAGATAGCCACCAGGTATGGCGGGGAATATCTCCCGGATTCCGTGAACGAGGCCGTGGTGCATACCGATACCGTCGCGAAGATCCGCCATTACCGCATTTACGTGGACGATGTTCTGGCGGCTGATTTCCGCGCGGACGGGATAGTCGTATCCACTCCCACGGGATCGACGTGCTATGCAATGAGCCTCGGGGCGCCGTACATGGATCCCCACGTCGAGGCGATGCTGGTGGTTCCCATGGCCCCTTACAAGTACACCTCCCGTCCGTTCCTGGTCCCGGCGACCTCCAAGATAACGGTGGAGAACGTTCTCGACAGAGGCTGCATGATTGTATTGGACGGCCAGAGCGAGGTGAAGATGGAAGGCGGGACCTCCGTGCAGTTCATGATGTCATCCAAGAAAGCCCGTCTGATACGTTTCAACGACGATTTCTATTCGCGCGTCCGCGAGAAGCTGGTGAACGGGGAATGA
- a CDS encoding MFS transporter, with translation MDAEIKKAMPGLWLLSFSTFVVCVPAAFTQILSLDLMMDLNSFPTEGYAWTFPAFVGGECASMALFAGLMDSVGRKKPYLIGSVLFILSSIACAMSSDMSEFILFRVIEGFGAGIIIIACIAQIYYDVPNPKLRYIANGIMSLGFGLGMLVGVFLGKAIIDGMGWELTFWAMAALQAIVTYPSLLTLSKGEPSSMKPDYPGAIILMFLSGFFVFFLQKLYLDWGPVSPEGLMGTALIVMLIVALAVAESLNPNSIAHRKLDDKKLTAACLIFIIILGALDMAAVGSMIKISFFTYQMSILEVAPYFTIMVLGAATTAITISKKIDKTGHLVWLLLSAVLTPIALLSMLLVKADDPSYIFAIHLFLLGLAIGCLVSMLNATIQNRTDESNNSAIMGFAILIRTAALWLGYNFYQFITDQYMLNKLSPYVEHWNEIFPFDIPADSMLANLLITPMKELLKLLPGLTDAIADIYAEGMAQALMLGAVIFVAVAIPTAAILVGRRKTL, from the coding sequence ATGGATGCGGAAATCAAAAAAGCTATGCCCGGGCTGTGGCTGCTGTCATTCAGCACCTTTGTGGTATGCGTGCCTGCGGCGTTCACGCAGATTCTCTCGCTGGATCTCATGATGGATTTGAACTCGTTCCCCACCGAGGGGTACGCATGGACGTTCCCGGCTTTCGTGGGCGGAGAATGCGCCTCCATGGCCCTTTTCGCCGGCCTGATGGACAGCGTGGGCCGCAAGAAACCGTATCTGATCGGTTCGGTGCTGTTCATACTGAGTTCGATAGCCTGCGCCATGAGCTCCGATATGTCCGAGTTCATTCTGTTCCGCGTGATAGAAGGGTTCGGGGCCGGGATCATAATCATCGCGTGCATAGCGCAGATTTACTACGACGTGCCGAACCCAAAGCTCCGCTACATCGCCAACGGGATAATGTCCCTGGGATTCGGGCTGGGGATGCTGGTGGGGGTCTTCCTTGGGAAAGCGATAATAGACGGCATGGGCTGGGAGCTCACGTTCTGGGCGATGGCGGCGCTCCAAGCTATCGTCACCTATCCATCGCTGCTGACCCTGTCCAAAGGCGAGCCCAGCAGCATGAAACCGGACTACCCAGGCGCCATCATTCTCATGTTCCTCTCTGGGTTCTTCGTGTTCTTCCTTCAGAAGCTGTATCTCGACTGGGGCCCGGTCAGCCCGGAAGGCCTCATGGGTACGGCGCTCATCGTCATGCTGATCGTCGCGCTGGCAGTCGCTGAATCTCTGAATCCGAATTCCATCGCACACCGCAAGCTGGACGACAAAAAGCTCACCGCCGCGTGCCTGATATTCATAATAATTCTGGGGGCGCTAGACATGGCCGCCGTGGGGTCGATGATAAAGATCTCGTTCTTCACATATCAGATGTCCATCCTCGAAGTTGCCCCCTATTTCACGATAATGGTTTTGGGGGCCGCGACCACCGCCATAACCATCTCCAAGAAGATCGACAAGACGGGGCATCTCGTCTGGCTCCTGCTGAGCGCCGTGCTCACGCCCATAGCGCTGCTGTCGATGCTGCTGGTCAAAGCGGACGACCCCTCATACATATTCGCCATCCATCTGTTCCTGCTCGGCCTCGCCATAGGGTGTCTGGTATCCATGCTTAATGCAACGATCCAGAACCGCACCGACGAAAGCAACAACAGCGCCATCATGGGATTCGCCATACTCATCCGCACGGCGGCCCTTTGGCTGGGATACAACTTCTATCAATTCATCACGGACCAATACATGCTGAACAAGCTGAGCCCGTACGTCGAGCATTGGAACGAGATCTTCCCGTTCGATATCCCCGCGGACAGCATGCTGGCCAACCTTCTGATCACCCCGATGAAAGAGCTACTGAAGCTATTGCCCGGACTGACGGACGCCATCGCGGATATCTACGCCGAAGGGATGGCTCAGGCGCTCATGCTGGGAGCCGTCATATTCGTGGCCGTTGCGATCCCCACCGCGGCCATCCTCGTAGGCAGGAGGAAAACATTATGA
- a CDS encoding Mov34/MPN/PAD-1 family protein has product MKITGVDVDFIDGLNDAARSTYPDEFLCMTREIDGIISEMIILPGTVYGDSHSFLNQWMAPIDYSIAGSAHSHPGYSNQASDADLDYFRNMGGVHIITCQPYDRRSWRAYDSDGNVLDLEIVY; this is encoded by the coding sequence ATGAAGATAACCGGGGTCGATGTGGATTTCATAGACGGTCTGAACGACGCGGCTAGGTCAACCTATCCGGACGAGTTCCTGTGCATGACCCGCGAGATAGACGGCATAATCTCGGAGATGATCATCCTTCCCGGGACGGTCTACGGGGACAGCCACAGCTTCCTGAACCAATGGATGGCCCCGATAGATTACAGCATCGCCGGTTCCGCTCACTCCCATCCGGGTTATTCCAACCAAGCGTCGGACGCCGACCTGGATTATTTCCGCAACATGGGCGGCGTCCACATAATAACCTGCCAGCCCTACGACCGCCGGAGCTGGAGGGCGTACGATTCCGATGGCAACGTCCTGGATCTGGAGATCGTTTACTGA